The following is a genomic window from Taeniopygia guttata chromosome 11, bTaeGut7.mat, whole genome shotgun sequence.
acTCTTTTTGTGTTGGTTTAATCATCTTTCTAGTCAAAAGACATTTTCCATTAAGTCTTGTTTCACTAATTCTTCCTGAAAAAATGTCtgctaaaataaatttatgaCCTATTGAGCTAATTATTGGACATGATATTGGCACTCAGAGGATGAAAATCAACCAGAATGTTTGAACATAAGATCTTTTTCTTGTTAATCTAAACATACATGAGAAAAACCAGAAGTACAAATTAActtccctttctctttgctTGCGCTGCCACAACATACTAACTGAAGTGCTGTATTTGTACCAGATATACCCGGGCAAGCCCCGAGGAAGGTGACAAAAACATTTCAGGGCTACCTACTGCATCTGTGTCTTAAAGACCAGTGCTCTTACATGGCTTTTACAAATATTACTGGCCTTGtaagcagtggacagaagctgTATGTGCTAAGGACCATGAAAAAGAGAGCTCAGGACAACTCATTTGCTGTGTCTGGATTGCAGTAGCTTTCAGGTCTGGACTAATTATTCCCTGTGACCCCTAAGCCCAGCTCTGAATTCTTGCATGATTAGTCTACTTTTTCAAAGCTACTAAAGACACTTCCTGCTAACAAGCTTTAAAATTTAAGGATGGAACATTACAGAAAACTTCTTGTCCGAATATTGACATTGTATTGTTTAATAGAACTCTCTCTCGCATTCCAGTCTTGATGAAGTGACACCACTGGAGGAGTCAGTGTATGAGAATTTAGGAGAAGCTGacagacaggaaaaagaaaaagcaaatcttACCACAATCTTCAGTACAGTGTCCAATTGTTAGAATAAtactgattttttcccctgtgctcAGTGTCTCATTGgacagcagcttcagcagctctgacaCAGTGTGATACTTTGCCAAGACAACACCCATGGCAGCTGTTTGTTAAAATaattggaaggaaaataaagccGATCATGAGTGTACAGGAATTATCCAAGGATAAAATGCTGGGGTTTGAGGGAACTCTACAAACCCCTCAAAGCCCTGGgcctgctcagccctgccctgctccacctTTACCAGCTCAGATTACCCCAtccccctgtgctgctcccaaatccagccctgcccatcctCCCGGCCTGTGTGCTCCCCGGAGATGAGGCAGAAGATCTGATGAATGAGGGCTTTGCACTGTGCAAGCTTTGGAGATCCCTGCTGAGTTTCTCCACGTCCTTTATCAGCTCCAGCACGGAGCCAGAGAGATTTGGATCAGCTTTGACACACTGAGTATCTGCCATAAAAAGAGCAGGGGGCAAGCCCTTCCTGGCACTGCTAGTCCATCCATGCTGAGGCCCAGTCCTGTCACACCCAACTGATCTGAAACTACCCTCAGAACTGGGGCAGGTTTATGCTTTTAAACGTTTGTGAACTTCCATTTGAAGCTCTTATGGCACAAGTGTGAGATACAGCAACCATGGCCACAGCACAGGCTCGTTAGGGTCCCAGGTTTCTGCAAACCTTCTGTGGAATACACAAGACCTCATCAGGAGAGCAGTACCCAGCCAGCAAACCAGAGCACAGTGTGCTGTGCAGAAACACCACATTTGTGCAGCTCCACCTCTGAATTACTAAAGCTTCCTAAGGCTACACAATTTATTATTCAGGCATAGGCCTAACTCCAGGATCCAAACTGACTGGCCAAATCCAGGCCCAGAGCTCAGCTTTACTTACCCAGCACAAGCTGTAgcatcttatttttaattttcagtaagGTTTAAATTTCACTGTATTCATTTTAGCAACAATGGGACAGTAATCCACCTCAGATGAACTGACAcctttgaattttaaaaaatactgcaacATCCATCACTTTGATGTACAGAACTTAACTGCCTTTAAGCATTCATTTCTATAACTTTGCCACCAGCACAAGactttaaaaattgcatttttaaattaccaTAGATAAAACTGTCTTTCCACTCACAGTTATTAGCAATGCAGGCATCCAGAGTTTTTATTACTACCACTGCAAGTTTCATGCTGGAGTGACTCAAACAGGAATCATGCATAAGCTCAAGAAGAACTTTGGCTAATGTATCCAATCCTCCGatagaagcaaaatatttctgcacaTATGCTtagtggaaaaaagaaaaaatgtgatttgAGTGACAGAGTTTGCAAATTCTTTTAGCATTTCACCAAGTACGTCCATCAGAGTTTTTCTGTGCTAGTCATTACATTTCTTATATACATCAATCTCAAGAAATGTAGTAACTGCATATAAAACAGTCACAGGAAAAGATGACCCTAATATGTGCACACAAATGGCAAACATCATGCCTGAGTTCTCCCTAAGTCATTGCTTTCAGTCACGTAATGAGGACTTTAATTTAGACACACTTTGAATCCGAACAGCTCCAGTTTTACTGACCCTATGAAGTGTGACCAGATGGTGGCTGTTTGTGGACTTGAGCACAGCGTAGTGTAAGTAAAGATGGTGGAATACAGTGGTCAGAGTAAAAGCTGGAAGAACAGCAAATGACTTTGTAGAGAttgacaagaaagaaaaaaacatttagcTCTCTAATTAAACCTCCTTTTATCAAATGCAGAAGTGTGTAAAACTTCAGCTGCACTTACAGTTATTTGCAACTGTGAGACCAAGAAACGAGCAAATGGGACGAACTATCTCGGGTTCCGTGCAACTCTCGAGCCACTCTTTGGCATAGGGAAAAACCGAACAGCAAATGTTTTGATTATCTTctggaaaagtaaaaacaaattaCCCCAAATCAAAAGGCAATGAAGTGAAACTTCAGCTGAActgtaaaaatgaaagcaaggtGTTACCAATTTGGAGAATATCTTTGAAGTTCTTTCACAATTTTCAGAGCAACACATACCGTTCTGGGGGTTGTTGACACAGGCACAGAGAGTGCTGCACACTGAGGACCAGAGCTGATAGCAGGGATCAGTGTTTTCATCTGACACATTCTTCTCAGAGGTGGAGAGAGTTGTTCTGTTAAGGACAATGCACACAAGTCCCAGATAGCCAAGGAAACATAGCTGCCAACCAGTCCATTATTTGTCTGTTTGAATTTCAACCCTGTTTACCTGAATaactgcagcagcaggctgaTGCAGCCTGTATCTCTGACATAGGTTTGCCCATTTCCTAAGAGAATACACACAAGACTCCAGAGACAAATGCAATTGCAGACAAAATCTTAACATCAAGATTAGTTTACATACATGCATTCCCTTTCCTAAGCACATATCCTCCCCAGAAGGAAATACTAAATCATATCAACATATTGGTAAATAACCTTTCTATGTCTCTCTCTTTCTATACACTCTCAGAAATTATGGGTTTCCATTGGCAAACTGTATTTTTAGAACTAAACCACGTTCTGCTGTTTAAGGAAATCCCAGTGAGCAATGACCTACTGCAACAATTCAGGTTCAGGTACATGCAAACATTCATCTTTATAAACTAACTTCACCAAAACATTACTTATTGCATGTTCCAAATTTTGTACTGCAGattggaaaacagaaaaggattGTTGTTGtaacacaggaaaaaacccaacttaCTATTATTTGAAACCAGTACTAAGATGACATAAACAGACATTCTTTTCAAGTTCACACCAGAatcctttttaattaaaaataaaatgaggtcTTCAAACAATGCAGAAGTACACAAAGTCTGTTGACAATACACTGAAAACAGAAAGTGAAAACCATTAAGTCCTAAAGTAAGCCACTCATAATCCTAAATGATTAAGTCTCAGTTGTGGCCAGTATGTGGGGAGTGGAGACAGGGCAGGACTATGAAGTGACTGAGGGCTTCCCCCTGCAGTGAGCTCTACACCAACCAGGACCCTGCAAGCTTTGCAACAATCCAGGAGTCACTGAACACTTGCTGCTGAGGGAGAGGGGGAGTGCAGGTGTCTGGAAACTTGAAGACACCCTGCGTGCACAAGTCAACAAGGCACTGATCAAATCTGGGGATGGACAGGGCAACTGGCACACCTTCATTGCCCTTGCTCCAACTGACAATCTTGTAGTCTCATTCTGTGAGACCAAAAGAAAATGGAGACAAGGCACGAGCACAAGCAATGACAGGGGCCATGGTGCACTCAGAAATACaaacaatattatttttactacCATTACTCTCTATGATAATCCCCAATGTAAATAAAGCTGCTTCCTTTACGATGCAATGAGCACTCGACTTGGCAAGGTCATTTATAAACATCAAACCACCAATTTCTCGAAAGTATTTGCTCGCTTCACctacaagaggaaaaaagaacagaaacttTTGCTTTGGTTTCTCTGCAAAATGAAAGGCTTCTAAGATTTTCCAACATCTCCAACCTTATGTCCTTTGGACATTTTTACAGGGCCCACCAGTTTCTTAGCATACATGGTGAACAGAAATGACTGCATTGTTTCTAAGGAAAAGCCTTCCTTCCTTACTGTTTTGTTGGCAAATGGAATAGATAGTGATCAAAGCCTCCTTCTGAGACAGAGGGCAGTCCATCTGATATTTAAGGCATTCAAGCAGTAAGTTCAGATCTGTTTTCACGTCTAGGAGCAAACACAAAAACCTTCATTAAATTTGTTATATCTTCTATATGTTAATCTAGTCAGTATTAGAACAAACCTGTCCAAAATGTAGTATGCACATGTATTtcaaaaaagggggaaaagggagtcAAAATGGAGCTACATCACTTCTATTCAGCCACAAACAACAAACCAAGAAGTATTTCTGTCTATAGTTTGTTAGTTGAGCGTGATTTCCTTTGCAGAGTAACAGCCTCCTTTTAACATTTCTGGCCTTTATTTACTAGTAACTCTTAGTAAGTCTGATGTCAACTACTAAGTAGTAAATTCACAATTGCAAGATGCATTAGGTGTAAATAATACACAGCCATTAAAATATTCAGAGTGCAAATACAGTTGAAAATCTATGGAGTAGTAAGGAAAGAGCCCAAGAGCACAAGGCTGCTCCGTGGTACTGAGTTACAGGAGACACAAATCATgcaccacagcagcagagccctcagTCAGGTGGTTGGAGACGTAACACAAAATATCCTCATACAACCCTAGGTGGGTAAACAGACTTGGAAAATATGCTTCTGAGTCTTTGGGGTATAATTAAAAGACTTATTTGATAATTATTTATAACAGCGACAGAAGGTATTGTTTATTGTAAACCTTTAcaaggtttgggggtttttagagaagttaaaatacaataaaaatgtgGATAAATattagcaaataaaaaaaatgactTTATGGTGGTGTGCTTTACTATGTGTGTAGGTTTGTCACTTGATTTACCCTTTGCATATCCAATACAGTATCCAAAATGTGGCAACTAggaaaaagcacattttcccAACTGCTCACCACCCCACAACAGGTCTGTCACAGTCTACTAAAACTTTGTAAAACTGATGCAGACTATCATGACAAGTTATATTAGGTATCTTACCACACTGATTTATCTGCACCTTTTGAGTGTTCATTTTTGATTTATCTCTGTTCTTGTTCTACAACAGCaaggaaaaagtgttttcagttcTGATCAGATTAGCAGTGTTATGCTAATAATGATAATATATGCAGTGTAAATGACATCATTCTTCTAAAATGCactttttccagttttctgcttttactCTGGCATCTCACACACACAGTTTCATGTATTCTTGTATGGCAAAGTTTTCCTTTGGAATTGCAGTATTTTAGAATAACCCTGCATTTCTAACTACCAGGTTATCATGTGAAAGTGGACATTCTGCAGAAATCAGCTAATTCCATGTTACCATTGAGGGGCACTGTCAGTAAAGAATATCCCCTGCTCTGTGTCGCTGATCACAACAAAGCTGATCCAATTTTCCTTACAAGAGTGGCCAACTTTGCCATCAGCCAACAACTGGCACTAAGACCAAGTAATGTTACTTAGGGCGTGAACACTAGAAAACACTCAGCCTCCTGCCGCTCAAGGAGCCACTAAACCATCAGCATTGTTCTGCCAGTACTGATCAAACCAAAGGCTATGATCACAGAGACATAGTCCTGACAGGGAGAACTCATTTAAACTCACCAAAGACATTGTCACATTACATGAACCATGTAAcccacaaaaccccacagcatTGATTCTTCACAAACCCAACGTGGCAGCctctgagagcagagcagcagagtgACATTCAGCTTTGGAGGCAGAAAGATGCTCCCTCAAACACGCCCCAAGTCCCAAACACAGAAGGTTGATGCAAGCATCACAGTAACCTATTACAATTTCTCAAAAAATTACTTAGTTCAGGTAGAAACTTTAAATCAGCGCCGAATCCAGCTTAATAAtggatttgttttccttctcaaagTGGAGCAAAGGCTCAAAGCAGAATCATTGTCATCTTAACGAAGACGGCCAGCCCTGCTTTCTCTTCAGAGTTACTGATCGCCCCCATAGAATTGAGAGAGTTCATCTCCCTGCAGCCTTTCAGAAGTGAGAACAGACAtgcatttcattttcctgcaaATCCAACCCTGCCACAACAAGGAAAAGCTTGTGAGCCTTCCTCACCTCTTTTTGTCACCTGCCACCACTCCACCAGCCTAAGAAAAAACGAAAACCACCCAAACAAAAGGAAGGCTGTAAAAATGAGTTCACTCTGGAGCTAATTGCATTTCAGAAGAGTTTAATTTAATACATGTTTATACAATTATACAATTTAGGAAGCACAAAGGGTTTAAAACTGTATCTATACAAGGACACATCCTGGCCTCACCTGGatcttttttacttttgcaaCCTGCAAAGGTACACAAAATAGTATTTATAAGCCAGCCTACATTAATTAGATGCAAATAGCTCACCCTCTGTTGCTGCATCACAGGGCAAGGtggaaagacaggaaaagaaatttgCTTCAAAAAACATCGCACTAATGTCGCATGTAATTCTCCATCAGTTATGGAAAACAACCCAGTAACATCGCTTCAAACCTCAGAAACCACTGCTGGAGAAGTGCAGATCTGTCTGTGTGCTCAGCAGCCCTAGAGCACATGGCTGGCACGGTCAGTAGACCAGCCAGCCTCGgcgggacttatccttggaaACCCAGGGACCAAATCCCAGAGGGGAGAAGTGCGGGTTGTTGGCGTCCTGTGGaaaccaaaccccacagcagcagctgaggccGTGAGGACGCTGCGCTGTGCAACAGGACTTGGGAGTGTCCTGGCCTGTTTCATCTCCCTGCACCCTCCTCCCTCAGATGAGCCCTGTGTGATTTACAGCTCATTATCAGAGCTCCACTCTGAAGTCTTAGCAACCACTCCAGATCAGCCCAAATATAAAAGGGAAAGAACAtataaaagatttaaaataaaaaggggcggggggggggaggcaACAGTCTaaagataaatcagcagctgcaTTCTTCTGTGGGAGGGCTGGGGAGTCCCGAGGCGGGAAATGGGGCACAGCTCAGGTACCTGCGATCCGGCGGCGCGGGCGGCTCCGGGCACACCCCAAGGCGAGGCGGGCGCTCAGTGCCGAGCGCTGCCCGGCTGAGGGGTGGGACCTGCGGGCTGAGGGGTGGGATCTGCGGCCTGAGGGGTGGGACCTGCGGGCTGAGGGATGGGATCTGCGGGCTGAGGGGTGGGACCTGCGGGCTGAGGGGTGGGATCTGCGGGCTGAGGGATGGGACCTGCGGGCTGAGGGGTGGGATGGCCGggctgagggatgggatggcCGGGCTGAGGGATGAGATAGCCGGACTGACGGATGGGATCTGCGggctgagggatgggatggcCGGGCTGAGGGGTGGGATCCCGCGGATCTGAGggcagcccccggcccggcccctcaGGTGACGCCGCAGCCGCAGCGCCGCCCGAGCGCCTCCGGGCGCGGCAGCCTCGGACTGGGACAGCTCTGAGCATTCCCTCAGCCAGGCGGGAAGCGCTTGGAATTGCAGAACCGTCAGGGGTGAAAGAAATCtttaagatcatccagttcaacgtcagcccagcactgccactgcaAACCCAAAACCATTTCCCGGTGTCAGATCCAGAGGCCTGTttaacacctccagggatggcaactccaccacttccctgggcatcCTATTCCCAGGCCTGAACGCCTGAACAgtgaaaaattgtttttctaaaatgtaACCTGAATTTCCTCTCAATGTGAGGCCACTTCCTCTGGTTCTCACTGCAGGCCCAGCAGAAGAGAGTGGCCTCACCTCACTGCACGCTCCTGTCAGGGAGTGGGAGGGAGCGGTGAGGTCCCTcgctcttctccagactgaacaaacccagctccttcagctaCTCCTCATGGGACATGTTTTCTAGACCCTTTGTGagccctgctgcccttctctAGGCACGCtcagcccctcaatgtcctttttcaccagggcccagagctgggcacagcactcgaggtgtggcctcagcaATGCCCAGCgcagaggggcaggcactgccctggtcctgctgcccaccctgctgctggtACAGGCCGGGTGCCATTGGCCTCTTGCCCCCTTGGGCACGCTTTGGCTCACACTGAGGTGGCTGGTGACCTGCAGGATGTGCCACTTGGCCTTGTGGAACCTCACACCCTTGTCCTTGGCCCATTGATTGAGTCTGTCCAAGTCTCACTGCAGAAGCCTTCGTGTCCtgcagcagatccacactcccACCCAACTGGGCATCTGCAGATTTACTGAG
Proteins encoded in this region:
- the LOC115496815 gene encoding LOW QUALITY PROTEIN: telomere repeats-binding bouquet formation protein 1 (The sequence of the model RefSeq protein was modified relative to this genomic sequence to represent the inferred CDS: inserted 2 bases in 1 codon), with translation MEPGEVAGTIKAGMASGTVLAASGSRTAAVAGAFLSPLTVLQFQALPAWLRECSELSQSEAAAPGGARAALRLRRHLRGRAGGCPQIRGIPPLSPAIPSLSPQIPSVSPAISSLSPAIPSLSPAIPPLSPQVPSLSPQIPPLSPQVPPLSPQIPSLSPQVPPLRPQIPPLSPQVPPLSRAALGTERPPRLGVCPEPPAPPDRRLVEWWQVTKRDVKTDLNLLLECLKYQMDCPLSQKEALITIYSICQQNSEASKYFREIGGLMFINDLAKSSAHCIVKEAALFTLGIIIESNVYCQQTLCTSALFEDLILFLIKKDSGVNLKRMSVYVILVLVSNNRNGQTYVRDTGCISLLLQLFRTTLSTSEKNVSDENTDPCYQLWSSVCSTLCACVNNPQNEDNQNICCSVFPYAKEWLESCTEPEIVRPICSFLGLTVANNSYVQKYFASIGGLDTLAKVLLELMHDSCLSHSSMKLAVVVIKTLDACIANNSAMGVVLAKYHTVSELLKLLSNETLSTGEKISIILTIGHCTEDCEENQCELLQNNGLPLMIQLLTESQDEELIKAATFVLQNCKQMTEQLSLKLYDNLLNVNNAEELDVQVRKRCLQDNWKKIXILHRIDSIEKQHDEVGLFTNTG